CTTGCCACAGGCATAAGGCCAATCCGTCGGATTTAAGTCAATCGCCTGGCCTCTCTTCTCTCCTCCAAGCGCTGCAGCCGAAGAGACCATAACAAGTCGTTGCACCTTAGCTTGAACTGCTACGCCATGCGCCCGTTTTGCTGCTGACATAACACTCTCGTAGACTTCGGGCTGGCCTAATAGCTCCCAGGCCGAGGGTCCTGCCAGGTGCACCAGGGCATCGGCCTCGAATCCTTCCGGCACGCTCCAATCGGGTTCCAGCCAATTTCCTGGCAGCCAAGACACATCGCTGTCGTGCCCAACGCCTCCTCTTGAAACGCCAAATACTGCCTCACCGCGCTCTCTCAGCTCCGCCACCACGCTGCGTCCGATAAAACCAGTGGCACCTGTGAGCAGCCAGCGCATACCCTAGTCCAAATTATCGTGCCCACGACGCAAGGTGCTATTCCCACGCACAGACACAGCCTTGAGTAGATAGAGGACTTCTTCGGCAATATTGGTAGCATGATCGGCGATCCGTTCGATGGACTTGGATACGAATATCAATTCCATCACTGTATCGATGTCCGCATGACCATCGCGCACCAAGGCTGTAAAGCCGGCAGCATTATTTCGATTGATTCGATCAATCTCCTCATCGCGTTCACAGATAGAAAGTGCCTTTTCGACATCTTCTTCTACAAAGCAGTCTAAAGCGCCGTTGAGCATCTCGACCGTAATTTGGCCCATAGTCGGTATGTCGAGGAGCTCGGGTATTTTTCCCTTAGACAGCACGCGACGACTGCGTTTGGCGATACTCGTAGCTTCATCACCGACACGCTCTAAGTCATGGCTCGCCTTTACAGCGACTGTTAGCAAACGCAGGTCCGAAGCAACCGGCGCGCGCAGAGAGATGTAACGTATGGCCTCATGATCGATCGCATATTCGAGCTCGTCGACCTCAGCGTCTTTAGGAATCACTGCATCCGCATATTCGAGATCATTATCGACGAATGAGCGTATCGAAAGGTCTACCATCTCAATCGCTTTCTCCCCCATCAACAACAGCTTGGAACGCACGTCTTCGAGCTCCTCGTGAAAATAGCGCTTTAAGTTGTTTACTCCTGGTTTCATCAGCCAAACCGTCCAGAGACATAGGATTCCGTGCGCGGGTCCTGGGGATTCATAAAAATATCTTCCGTGCTCTGATACTCGACAAGGCCCCCGTCATAAAAGAAAGCGGTTCGGTCGGAGATGCGTGCTGCCTGCTGTAGATTATGTGTCACGATAATTATCGTGTAGCGCTGTTTCAGGCTATTAATCAATTCTTCCACACGGGTGGTCGCCACGGGATCCAGTGCCGAACAGGGCTCATCCATGAGAAGAATCTCGGGATCGGTAGCCAAGGTCCGCGCGATGCACAGCCGCTGCCGTTCTCCGACCGAAAGTGTCATCGCACTTTCATGTAAACGGCGCTTCACATCATCCCACAGCGCCGTGCGTTTGAGACTCTTCTCCACCGCGTCGTCCAAAACACGCTTATCCCTGACACCCACAATCCTCAATCCATAAGCAACGTTATCATAAATGCTTTTGGCAAAGGGGTGTGACTCCTGGAAAACGATACCTACCCTACGGCGCAATGCGATGACGTTCTGCTCCTCATGCATCACGTTGCGCCCTGCGATTTCGATATCTCCAGCAAAGTAAAACCCATGAGTGAGATCGTTCATACGATTGATACAGCGGAGCAATGTAGATTTTCCACAGCCCGAAGGACCAATGAGAGCGGTTACAGAGTTGCGTGGGAAATGAATGTTTAAATCGGAGAGAACCCGCCGCTGATTAAAACCGAAGCTAAACTGTTTGAAACGAATATAATATTCAGGATTCCAAGAAGGGGCTTCTCTCTCTTCCGAGGTGGCGATCTCCGCCCGCAAGAGAGTTGTAGGCATAGCATCTGTGCCGCCACTGGATTCAGCCTCATTTGTATCCTGTTTAGATGCCATAGTATTAAATGCCCTGCACGCGCCGCCGCGAAAGAAGCGATCCACGTATCAAGATGGCAGTTAAATTTATCAAGACAATCATTAGGACCAAAACCAGTGCTGTCATAAATACAAAAGGGACGGCCTCTACACTATTTGCCGAGTGAAATGTTTGGTCATATACGTGATAACCCAGATGCATAAATTTTCTATCTAGGTGCACAAATGGAGGCTCCGCACTCACCGGTAGATTCGCCGCGAGCTTTGTCACACCCAACAACATTAAAGGAGCTACTTCACCGGCGGCACGGGCAACAGCGAGAATGAGCCCAGTGAGTAATCCCGGGGTCGCATTGGGCAAAACGACCTTCCAAAGGGTTTGCCAACGCGAAGCGCCCAGGGCCATCGACGTTTCCCGGACGTGGTTTGGAACGGCTTGGAGAGACTCTTCGGTCGTCACGATCACCACGGGTAGAGTCATCAAAGCCAAGGTGAGCGATGCCCAGAGCACACCTCCGGTTCCCAGAGTGGGTGAGGGCAAATTTTCAGAGAAAAACAAGATATCGAGATTGCCGCCTACAAAATACACAAAAAACCCAAGCCCAAAGACACCATAGATCACCGAAGGCACCCCTGCTAAGTTATTCAGGGCAATACGCACGCCGCTGAGCAATGGACCAGGACGCGCATATTCATTAAGATACACCGCCACAATCACGCCAAGAGGGGCGACGATCACACTCATTACCAGCGTGAGGAAAAACGTACCGAAGAGTGCCGGAAACACACCGCCGACGACCGAGCCCCCGATGGGATCGTCAAGAAGAAAACCTACCACCCGCTTGGCGTATAGCCAGAGCTTCTCAATGCCGCCAATGCCATTTACAGGAACGGCATAAAGCACAGCTTCAACATCGATCACGAAGGCCTCACCACTCGCCAAACGCCCAATCAATTGGGTCTGGGATAAGTCATTCCGGATATCCAAGATCCGATCCAAACCCGCCTGGAGGGCTAAAGCATTATTCTCACTCAATGGAAGCTCCCGCAGTTGTATGCGACGAATCTGTGCTCTCAACTCACGCGCGATATCAAGTTCAGCATCCACCTTGTCTCGAAATTCGAAGTCCGTCGATTGGGCCCATGCCTCCCCATCGCGCCAGATAGCATCCAGATAAATTGCTAAGCGCCGTCCTTGTGCATCTTCGATATACCAGGCCTCATCCGCCGGTTCGATAGCCTCGATACTATCCCCTTCTATCGTCTCGGCTACAAGCCGTCCCTGGGCATCAGATAAAAGAATAACCGGGGTCTCTATGCCCGGGCTCTCATTCAACGAGTAGGGAAAATCGAACCCCAATGACACCCGCCCGTCATCCAGGGTGTAGCGATTGAGGTCAAATAACCACAAGGCCGGTAATGCCCAAAAAACGAGCGCCATGAAAATGAAGCAACCGACACCTAGAATACCGACAAAGGCTCCTGCGAAGGGAAGGGTCTCCAGCCGATGTGATGTGAAATTTTCTCGGATCGGCGGGTTATTTTCCACGAACAGCTCCCTTCCAGATTTCACGCCTCAAATAGTTTTCACGGAGCAGCGCGGCGGCCGTATTCATGATAAAGGTAACACAGAGCAAGCCGAGGGCCGCCACGAATAACACGCGATATAGCGTAGACTGCTGCGAAGACTCGGACAACTCGATCACCAAGGTAGCCGAAACAGTCCTAAATCCCTCGAAAAGGCTCATTCCCGTAGTCGGCATATTGCCACTAGCCATCACAAAAATCATCGTTTCACCGATGCACCGACCGGCACTGATCAAGAGAGCCGCGAGCAAGCCTGGAGCTGCCGCTGGCAATACGATATTCACGGCAGTCTGAATACGACTGGCTCCGAGACTCAACGATGCGCGCACTTGCTCAGCCGGCACATGCCGCAACGCATCGTCCATGAGCGAAAACATAAAAGGAATCGTCGTGATACCCAGAACAATCGCCACCGATAGGGAATTTCGTTGCTCATAGGGAATGCCCAATACCAATTCGAGCCAATCGACTAAACTAGCCCCCTCGGGCAGAGCGAAAAACCCCAAAAAGGCATGCTCGATAATCGGCGCAGTCAACAGAGTTGCCAGGACGATTAAGGCCGCTATACCCACCATCCAAAGCAGTTCACCACGCCGACCCGGATTAGAAGGTAACCAACGCATCAACCTGGGCCGTAAAAGCATCACACATAGCAGGGTCGTGACTACATAAACGATGAACAAGATTACCTCAGCGAGGTATCCCTCGACTTTCGGACTAATCCAAAAAGCACAAATCACCCCCAAAACAACGGAGGGAACAGCACCGATGAGCTCGATGAGCGGCTTGATCCGTCTTACAAATTCACTTCTCGCGATCTGTGAGGTATATATCGCTGCAAACAGCGCAATGGGTGACGCGAGAACTAAAGCGAGAAATGCTCCCTTTAACGTGCCGACGAAAATAGGGACGAGTGAATAATGTCCCTGAATCTCCCGCAGGCCACTCGATGGCTGCCACTGATCCGCCGCCGTGCCATCACCTCGCGGCTGCGAAACCAAAGCCCCAAAAGAAAAGTCCAAAAAAGCTCGCTCAAAGGGCGTAAATGCCAAACCCGATGCGTGCAGGGTCCACACACCGCCGTCCTTACCAGTTAGCTCCGCCGAAATAATCGGCTCAGGGGCATGAAATGAAGCAAGACGCTGGTCCAATGATAGATTCACAACATGACACACTTCCCCGGAGAAGAGGAGGCTGGACGCACTAAACTGGCTACTCCTCCAGCGCCACTCCCCATATTCCGAGGACTCGTCGAAATGAACTGCATGCCAAGCCCAATCGCGCGCGCTATCCTCAGCCAAAAGAAGGCCCCCTACCCGGCCCGCGACACTGCTTCCCAACACCAAAATACGCGAGCCTGCGTCGAAACCGAAACCAGATGACCTATCGCCTACACCAGAAAAATCGGCAGTGTCCAGCCTGCGCGCTTCATCTTGATCTATGAGCCAGAGGTGGTGTGTTTGGTCGCTGAACTGTAAGGCCAAGCCCCGTAAATCTGAGGATAAGTCAATGCGCTCCACTGGCTGATCGAGATCCGCGATCTCCGTAACCGAGCGGGATGCTGCAGAGTTTGATGATGAATCAAGCACATGAATGATCGCGGCGGATTCCGTAGCATTGTCGGCCTCAACCAATACCACACGCTTTCTTTCGCCAAAAACCGCAGCGTCGATGGCCAATACCCTTCCATCGCCCTCGTGGATAATGGACTCCTCTACAACATCGGTCTCATCAGTCCTGAAAATCAATAATTCCCAGACTTCTCCGCTCGATGTTCCAATCCATAACAAATCGCTGGATGACCAATAGGCCGAGGCAGTGATCTCTCCACCACCGCTCTTCCATAAGGGTGCGACCACACCATCGCTGCGCACGCTCCACACGTCCCGTTCAGTGATTATCAAGGCTTCATCCGGATTTTGATCTACATGAAGAGCTCGAACATCTGTCGGATCCCAGCGCTCGGTCAGCAGCACTGTCGTTCCGAGCGCAATAGGCTGAACGAGGGGCAATACCTGGAGGATCAGAAAGCCAAAAAGAAAAACAAAAAGGCCCAGACAGCCGATACCACCGATGATGATTATTCTGCGCATCCAGTTATCAACACGGGTTATCGATCTGATCTCCCTTTCAGTAATCATGGCGCGTCAAATACTTCCGGAAGTTTCGATGAAAGTTCATCCAACAGCCCATCTCCTGAAATGGGGAAAAAACCGGCTTCCAAGAGCATCCCCTGGCCTTGTGCAGATAGAACGAAACGAACAAATTCGCTCACGGCTTCACTCTGGCTCCCCGACTTCGCAGCCGGGATGTAGAAAAACAATTCACGAGCTAAAGGATATTCACCAGACACACAGCTTTCGAATGTGGGGTAGAAATAGCGCACCGCGTCTCTGGAAATCGGGAGCACTTTCACATCACTCGTTTTGTATCCGATACCCGAATAACCCACAGCATAGCGATCCGCACCAATCGCCCGCACCAACGCGCTGGATCCCGGAAATTCCTCGACACGGCGATTAAAATCATCGGCCAACAATACCCTGTTTTTGAAAAATGCATACGTACCCGAGGCCGCATTGCGTCCGTAGCGCGACAAGGAAAATTTCCCAAAGTCCCCTTCGAGACCCAGATCGGACCAAGTCCGGTAGCTCATATCTGCGCTGCGTTCTTCAATAAATAATTCCCGAAGCTGCCGCAGTGTGATTTGCTCCAGCGGATTGTTACGATTCACATATACTACCACGGCATCGAGTGCGATGGTGATCTCGAGTGGAATGCTACCGTGGCGCTGTCGGTGCTCGGCCAGCTCGCGTGACGACATCCGCCGACTCATGACACCGATATCAATCGTTCGCTCCAAGAGAGCAGGAGGCACCGTAGATGAGCCTCTGCCCTCAACGCCGATGTTGACCCCAGGATGGAAACGCTGAAAAACATTGGCCCACGCACTGATCACATTCGTCAACGTGTCTGATCCGGCGATCGCCACATTACCCACCACGGTGGCACCTTGCCCATAGTCGCCCCATCCTATTTCCTCGGATAGGTCGTCGCTAGCACTCAATCCTCCAAACAAGATGATGAGTAAAACAAACTGACGCCACACAGCCATCATTCGACCTTCTCGCTCAAAGAGATCAGGGCATCCAAGTCTTTGAACGCCGAACGCCAGTAAGCCGTGGATGCCTCCGAATCGATCACCTCATCAAAGAGTGCGCGCTTTTCTTGTTTCAACTGCTCAATCTTCGCCTCAACCGTGCCCTCGGTGATCATACGGTAGACGAAAACGGGCTTATCCTGACCGATGCGGTGCACGCGGTCCACCGCCTGAGCCTCCACGGCAGGATTCCACCATGGATCCAATAGGTAAACCGTGTCGGCGGCGTGGAGCGTAATGCCAGTGCCGCCCGCCTTCAGGCTTACCAAAATCACCGCTGCGCCCTCATACTCTTGAAAACCCTTCACCGGCTTCGCTCGATCAGCGGTCTGTCCCGTAAGCGAAAAAATCTTTAGTTGCGGCACCTCTTGCTTGAGCGCCCCCTGGACGTTGTTGAGCAACGAGACGAATTGTGAAAACACAACCACCTTGCCTCCGAGAGCGGCACTCTCCTCCAATCTGCGAACTAGGGCATCAATCTTGCCACTATTCTCCAGATTGAAGTTCTGGTCTGGCAATAAGCCAGGATCACAGCAGACCTGACGCAGACGGGTCAACACACTGAAAAAGTGTAGGGCTTTGCTATTTACTCCATCCCACTCGTTGCCAATCGCTTCCTCAGCCGCGCGAACGATAAGTTGATAGTGGCGGCGCTGCACCTCGGTAAGGGGACAGACCAACGAGGTTTCAAGCTTGGGCGGCAAGTCCGGGGCCACGCGGTCCCGCGTTCTACGTAAAATGAACGGTTGAAGCTGGCGGCGCAAACGATCGAGGTATTCGAAGCGCTCTTCCCCTTCGAGTCGCTTATAGAAATCTCTACGCGTCCCCAGGATACCGGGCATTAAAAAGCGAAAAAGTGCCCAAATATCTTCGGTTCGATTTTCAATGGGAGTCCCCGTCATCGCGACCCGGTGACGTGCGTTGAGCTGATAGCAAGCCTGGCTGACTTTGGCGTCTGGGTTTTTGATGTATTGGGCTTCGTCGAGCACCGCATAGCGGAACTCAGCTTTCGCCAGATTAATACGCTGACGCCGAAGCTGAGAATAGCTTGAAAGCCAGATATCAGGCTGTGAGCGAGCGCTTTCAGTAAATCCTGCTTTACCCAGCACTGCCGTCTTCAACTCGGGATACCAGCGCCGAATCTCGTATTGCCACACCGGAACCACACTCGCGGGACAAACGATGATATCGGGCAAATCATCGTCTCGTTCTGCTTTCCGGAGTAACGACAAAACCTGCACAGTTTTCCCCAAGCCCATGTCATCGGCGAGCAATGGATGGCAATCATGTTGAGTCAGAGTGTGCAGCCAGGTAACGCCACTCTTTTGATACTGGCGAAGAAACTTGGGTAACACGAGCTCATCGCCATCGGCATGACGAATTTGCTCCATCCAATCATGAAGCTCGGAATCCATTTTTAAGCTCACAGGCTTGATCCCAAAAATGGAGAACAACATGTATTTCGGAATATCCTGGCCACCCCCATTCTTCGCCCCGGGTGCGCCCCAGAGCTGGAGGGATTCTAATTGTCCGTCGGAAACATCAACGGCTCCGACTCCCGGTAGGATATGCACGCCTGCCCGTTTGTGCGATAGCTGTTTAATCGATTTTCGGTCCAGCTTCGCCTGCCCCACACGTATATTCCAATCGATCTTTAAACCGCTCCTGCGCTCACTCTCTCGGGCACTACCCCCGATTTCTAGATACTGTGTCCCCTTCTGAAGCGCTATGGCCGACTCATGAAACTTGAGTTCAAAATGGTGCTCCCAACGGCCTTTATCCTCTGTTGCAAAGAGAATCATCCGCCCAGCTTCCGTCAGGCTGAATGCCTTGCGCTTTTTTGAGAAATGGAAGCCAGCTTTAAGGGCCAAAGAGGTTAGCCGAATCATTTGCTCCCGCTCCTGATCGTTTCTAGGGCTCACACGCTCGTCTGTGTCTCCAGAAAACACGGATATCCCCGCAT
This genomic window from Opitutales bacterium contains:
- a CDS encoding DEAD/DEAH box helicase; protein product: MRGRRIYNPQALEAWFDRLPEDWEPLFKPEELEGGRSVYRQGVVGDVELCGDDAIVHFRMERREEYYVVVALDKNELTFRSSTDDIAFSRKLYAAAMYEIEELVVDEIPDLPPEKQQPQPEDSEDEADEEGGERNQEPPEEFRKIRIEVSLKDKELWLLPYWAGSEHAGISVFSGDTDERVSPRNDQEREQMIRLTSLALKAGFHFSKKRKAFSLTEAGRMILFATEDKGRWEHHFELKFHESAIALQKGTQYLEIGGSARESERRSGLKIDWNIRVGQAKLDRKSIKQLSHKRAGVHILPGVGAVDVSDGQLESLQLWGAPGAKNGGGQDIPKYMLFSIFGIKPVSLKMDSELHDWMEQIRHADGDELVLPKFLRQYQKSGVTWLHTLTQHDCHPLLADDMGLGKTVQVLSLLRKAERDDDLPDIIVCPASVVPVWQYEIRRWYPELKTAVLGKAGFTESARSQPDIWLSSYSQLRRQRINLAKAEFRYAVLDEAQYIKNPDAKVSQACYQLNARHRVAMTGTPIENRTEDIWALFRFLMPGILGTRRDFYKRLEGEERFEYLDRLRRQLQPFILRRTRDRVAPDLPPKLETSLVCPLTEVQRRHYQLIVRAAEEAIGNEWDGVNSKALHFFSVLTRLRQVCCDPGLLPDQNFNLENSGKIDALVRRLEESAALGGKVVVFSQFVSLLNNVQGALKQEVPQLKIFSLTGQTADRAKPVKGFQEYEGAAVILVSLKAGGTGITLHAADTVYLLDPWWNPAVEAQAVDRVHRIGQDKPVFVYRMITEGTVEAKIEQLKQEKRALFDEVIDSEASTAYWRSAFKDLDALISLSEKVE
- a CDS encoding ABC transporter permease subunit — encoded protein: MITEREIRSITRVDNWMRRIIIIGGIGCLGLFVFLFGFLILQVLPLVQPIALGTTVLLTERWDPTDVRALHVDQNPDEALIITERDVWSVRSDGVVAPLWKSGGGEITASAYWSSSDLLWIGTSSGEVWELLIFRTDETDVVEESIIHEGDGRVLAIDAAVFGERKRVVLVEADNATESAAIIHVLDSSSNSAASRSVTEIADLDQPVERIDLSSDLRGLALQFSDQTHHLWLIDQDEARRLDTADFSGVGDRSSGFGFDAGSRILVLGSSVAGRVGGLLLAEDSARDWAWHAVHFDESSEYGEWRWRSSQFSASSLLFSGEVCHVVNLSLDQRLASFHAPEPIISAELTGKDGGVWTLHASGLAFTPFERAFLDFSFGALVSQPRGDGTAADQWQPSSGLREIQGHYSLVPIFVGTLKGAFLALVLASPIALFAAIYTSQIARSEFVRRIKPLIELIGAVPSVVLGVICAFWISPKVEGYLAEVILFIVYVVTTLLCVMLLRPRLMRWLPSNPGRRGELLWMVGIAALIVLATLLTAPIIEHAFLGFFALPEGASLVDWLELVLGIPYEQRNSLSVAIVLGITTIPFMFSLMDDALRHVPAEQVRASLSLGASRIQTAVNIVLPAAAPGLLAALLISAGRCIGETMIFVMASGNMPTTGMSLFEGFRTVSATLVIELSESSQQSTLYRVLFVAALGLLCVTFIMNTAAALLRENYLRREIWKGAVRGK
- a CDS encoding phosphate ABC transporter substrate-binding protein, producing MMAVWRQFVLLIILFGGLSASDDLSEEIGWGDYGQGATVVGNVAIAGSDTLTNVISAWANVFQRFHPGVNIGVEGRGSSTVPPALLERTIDIGVMSRRMSSRELAEHRQRHGSIPLEITIALDAVVVYVNRNNPLEQITLRQLRELFIEERSADMSYRTWSDLGLEGDFGKFSLSRYGRNAASGTYAFFKNRVLLADDFNRRVEEFPGSSALVRAIGADRYAVGYSGIGYKTSDVKVLPISRDAVRYFYPTFESCVSGEYPLARELFFYIPAAKSGSQSEAVSEFVRFVLSAQGQGMLLEAGFFPISGDGLLDELSSKLPEVFDAP
- the phoU gene encoding phosphate signaling complex protein PhoU, yielding MKPGVNNLKRYFHEELEDVRSKLLLMGEKAIEMVDLSIRSFVDNDLEYADAVIPKDAEVDELEYAIDHEAIRYISLRAPVASDLRLLTVAVKASHDLERVGDEATSIAKRSRRVLSKGKIPELLDIPTMGQITVEMLNGALDCFVEEDVEKALSICERDEEIDRINRNNAAGFTALVRDGHADIDTVMELIFVSKSIERIADHATNIAEEVLYLLKAVSVRGNSTLRRGHDNLD
- the pstA gene encoding phosphate ABC transporter permease PstA, which encodes MALVFWALPALWLFDLNRYTLDDGRVSLGFDFPYSLNESPGIETPVILLSDAQGRLVAETIEGDSIEAIEPADEAWYIEDAQGRRLAIYLDAIWRDGEAWAQSTDFEFRDKVDAELDIARELRAQIRRIQLRELPLSENNALALQAGLDRILDIRNDLSQTQLIGRLASGEAFVIDVEAVLYAVPVNGIGGIEKLWLYAKRVVGFLLDDPIGGSVVGGVFPALFGTFFLTLVMSVIVAPLGVIVAVYLNEYARPGPLLSGVRIALNNLAGVPSVIYGVFGLGFFVYFVGGNLDILFFSENLPSPTLGTGGVLWASLTLALMTLPVVIVTTEESLQAVPNHVRETSMALGASRWQTLWKVVLPNATPGLLTGLILAVARAAGEVAPLMLLGVTKLAANLPVSAEPPFVHLDRKFMHLGYHVYDQTFHSANSVEAVPFVFMTALVLVLMIVLINLTAILIRGSLLSRRRVQGI
- the pstB gene encoding phosphate ABC transporter ATP-binding protein, yielding MPTTLLRAEIATSEEREAPSWNPEYYIRFKQFSFGFNQRRVLSDLNIHFPRNSVTALIGPSGCGKSTLLRCINRMNDLTHGFYFAGDIEIAGRNVMHEEQNVIALRRRVGIVFQESHPFAKSIYDNVAYGLRIVGVRDKRVLDDAVEKSLKRTALWDDVKRRLHESAMTLSVGERQRLCIARTLATDPEILLMDEPCSALDPVATTRVEELINSLKQRYTIIIVTHNLQQAARISDRTAFFYDGGLVEYQSTEDIFMNPQDPRTESYVSGRFG